The DNA region TACGTTCTAATTACAGTATGGAGGCTTACTTCTTGTTCGGTGTTGTTTTGAGGTTAGTGAAAAACTCTGGCGCCCACAATTAATGGTGTCGATCGGGGCCAGTGGTATGGATATGCACGGATTTTCTCAATTAACAGATGTCCCAATCATGATTTgtctaattaataaaattcaaTGAGAAGATAATTGAAGTGCTTGACCTCCTGCTGCTCGCAATGATAGTTCTTGGCGTTTTGCTGAAACCTCCGGTTTGCGCCAATGGAAAAGCAAAACAGCTCCCTGTTTTTGGGGAGATGAAACCAAAACCAAGAGCCATGCCACTCTCCGTCTCTTCTGTTGTCTGTCCTCTCTATATATGCACCACCTCTGCTTTCTTATCCCAGCAGCAAGCGAAATTAATACATTCGTTTTGACGAACTCGTAGAATTAGAGAGGAGAAGAGATATTTATAGCGAGACAGAGATGGCTTCGGTGAAGAAAGTTTCGGTGTTGGTGGCGGCCAGCGTGGGCGCCGTGGAGGCGCTCAAGGACCAAGCTGGGTTGTGCAGGTGGAACTATGGCTTGAGGTCCCTGCAGCAGCGTGCCAAGAGAAACATGGGATCGCTGTCTCAGGCCGCGGCCATGTCGTCGTCCGTCTCTGATAGGAGAAGCAGGGAGCAAGCTGAGCGATCGGAGGAGTCGTTGAGGAAGGTGATGTACATCAGCTGCTGGGGACCTAATTAGCAGTGCTTGGAAAGTTAGAGTTCGAGTTGTGTGATTGTAAAGTTACAAAGAGCATCAAtcgaatatatatattttggttTATTTCTTCAACATCAGAGAATGATTATCGtgatccatcttcttcttcttgttttcttattCCTTTTGGGTTTGAAATCTCTTTcatatgttgtgtgtgtgtgtgtttattGGTTGTAACTCGGCTAATTGCTTGGATTCTTTTGAATTTATGCAGACTTAAAGAGTGCCCCTCCATGTGTTTAGTCATGAAGAGATTCAGTTCTGTAGAATTGTCTAAAACTTGCTTTCTCTGTGATTGCTGCTAAAAGAAAtaacaagaagaagatcaagaactaCTAAAATACACATTCAAATGAGACTACTGAGATGGGGATTCACTTTGTCTAGCTGACCACTAAACTCCTCTTCTCTCGATGCCGAGACAACTACGAACGCTTGCATCCTGCTTCATGGCCTCAAACTAACATCATCATTCTAATTGCCAACTGCATTCTACATATATAActtacaaaattttattatgttCTTGCAACAATGTCTGTGGCATTCTCCACAGATTGTTGAAACTATCACGGGCAGTCTCAACTATTAGAGGCTTCTTGCAGACTAATACTAAAATGCCCAACCTTTTTGTCCTCAAGGAGAGAAGACCTATGAGCGCGAGTGTGTAAGCTGTGGGGAAGATCACTGCTAAATGCAACCTCTTCTGCAGTGTGGCCGAGATCATTAGACCAAACAAATGGTATGCTGCAACTTAACTTAAGAATACCGTTTCCACAGCCTCCAGATTCCTTGGGTGGGCAAGGAATGCTGCATCCATGATTCTTAACCTTGCTATCAGACTCAACGGTGGATAAAGATGAGTTATCTGGTCGCTCGCCTGTGGAACGTCTCCGTCTTTTCCCAACAATTTCACTGATGACATACTTCTTTGCCCTTTGTCTCCTACCAGCCTTGGAGGAATCAATTGCAGGTGTCTGAGAAGCAGTTCCTTTTAGTATCTTTCCGCAACAATCTAAGCAAAGCTTGTAAGAGCAATTTGAGCAGCTTCTGTGAAAATCCACTAGTGAAGTCCTGCAATAATTACTGGTTCCAAGAGGGAAACAAGAAAGGAAAACAATATTAATCAAGTGAATTACATTTTAATGCATGATGAGACGATAACAAAGAACAGAATATGACCTAAAAATTATAACTTGCTAAAGCAAAATAGAGGCACAAGTTTACAAATGGCCATCTAAGAAACAAGGTCAGTACGCAGTCCATGATTTCAGAAACATAGCAAATCATGAAATTCTCAGACGTGTTAAAGATGTGAAGACATACCAGTTAACAAGCTCATTGTGAGGCTCATATACTCGAAGAAGTACACCAGAAAATCCACCTTCTGGATGATAGATCGATCAAGAGGATATCTAACTGGAGGAAGAAACTAGGTAATTGTTTTGAAGCTTACCTTGATCCCCTTGCTTTACTTCCAGCTCATTTAATTGGTTCTGATAGATATGTTTCAGCAAGGGAAGCAATTCAGATATCAAGCTATATGTGTGCTCCTTATTATTAAACTTGTTTTGACCATTTGTCAGTTCCTGAAGATGATACAAATTGCATATGCACATAAAAGTTCTAGACTAGTATGAAAGTTGACAGAACCTTCTCTAACTTAAAGAATTGGTTAGGAAGTCAACCTTATGCCTGTCTTCTTTAGCTCCAAGAGGAGAACAAGTCGGATAATCCAATTGTCCATGACAAACAGGGTAGACAGTCTTCACATCGACAAGAGAAATCTCATCACTATTGGCACACTCAGTCTTCCTATGCTCCTGAACAATTTCAAGATCCTGAAGATCACATAAATGGAAACTTTCATGACAAAACATTCTCAGAGTAAATAATATTCATAAAACTTTGCATGTTAAAAGTAAGTAAACCTTATAACCATCTTTAGCTGGACTTCTAGAACATGCTTGGCAATCACAACAGTCGCGACAAACAGGACAAGCAATCTTTACCTCCTTTTCAAGCATACCAGAGTACCTTGACAATACAAACTAAATCAGATAAACAGAAGTCGTTTATATAATAGCAGCAATATAGCTCAACCACAATGAAACTTCACCAAAATAACAAAAGCAATCTAGCTCAACTCACAGTGAAACTTATACACATAAGACAAAAAAGTAAtttaataatatcaaaatcaaacCAAATCATGGCTAAGTACAGAAAAGGCTCAAATAAGATTAAAGCACAATTAAGAttaacccaaacctaaaattaacttggattcatccttcaataaatcaaaattgatctAAAAATCTCTACTGAAAGTCCTAATCCAAGTGTGCCTTGAGTGACCCTCCATAATGATAATCCATTCAAATCAAAGCTTCTCATACTAAGGAATATAACAGAACCTGCAAACTGAATCCAAAACAAATAAACTATTTGGTATTCAATTTAGGGAGTAAGAGTTCACAATTTAGCCTGATGACATAACTAGCTCATCAAGGGATACAGAGTGTGATCATATCCACTGTAGAATTTATATGCTTTCAGGATCAAGAGAACAATTGCAAAACTAATCAGGTAGGCTGGAAACCTAAAACCATGCTTCCCAGATGATAAAAATTTGTTTGTAAGTATCAATATATTGAAGTTTCATTGACTTTAATCTAGTAACACACACAATAGGTAACAGCTTGGAGGACACATTTGGGTATAGATTAATGGGTGTCAATGAAAGAAATCTTTTTTTCTTTGTGAAATGTGAAAATCATGATTGGTTAGCTTATGAAGATTCACAGGATTCCATTAACTTATGAAGTTGTTACGAAACTCCCAGTTGCAGAAGCTTAGCTAGGCCAAATATTCACACAGAACTTGTTATATTAGCAACACACTAACTATGATGATAGTATGAGGGTGCCAATAGGAAATGAATTTATGTTAGGGAACTTACTTTTAGTTACTAAAGACAGTGAGTAACATGTAAATCTCGATAATAAGTTGGGAGATGCACAAATTCTGTTATTCGCTAATGTGGTATCAAAGGAAGCTTTTGACATGGATTCATGATTGATTATCATTTGAAAATTCTGAGTATTACCTTTCAAATTCCTGCATAATAAGATAATAATCACAGGATAATAGCATCAGCATAgcaaaaggaaatatatttagtTTGGACAATTTGAGTTTTTCGTGCTGCAACACGGAATAGGTAATAGCTTGTAGGACACATATATTCTGCTATTGACTGAAGCAGTAAGCTTTTGCCTTGGAAGCTGTTATGATTAGTTATCATTTGAAATTCACAGTATTGCCTTCCAGTTCCTGCATAATCTCCCAGCTCCAGAAGCTTAGCTATACTACTTTAATGATCTGCTCCACTACTACCTCACAATTATCATGGATACACCTATTCATTGTCACTAAAAGATCCCTTAGGAAGAAAGAAATAATGTCGGCTTTACAAAATAATCAAACGGAAATATATTAGATAATGCAAGAGTCCAATTGAGATTCTCTGAAATGTAGATTTTGCAGACCCAGTTGGCAAGGTGTACTAAGATGAGCCAATTATTTGACTCCCAGTACTGCCCAAACCAAATCCTTTAGTCTACAACGCCATTTATTTCTCGTTAACAAGTTTTACTACGTCAAAGAAAAAGCTCCAATGAATACTCCAATATCAAGATATGGAAATAGCATACATTTTGCTTGTAGCCGGAGTGTTGAGGCAGGTCATCCTTAACAAAGTGTCTTCTATTTCTTATATTGAATCAGATTAGGAGTACCAAAAAGTGAAAGGGTTCCCCAGCAATATTTTCCCACATTTTAAGAGCAAAAAACTACTATGCATTcagaatttttttcctttttatttttcaagaggaaccttttgatacacacattAAGATAGAAAAGTAACCAAGATAACCAAATGAAAAGGAATTAGATGCACATTAGCTAATGTGGCGTTCAGGAATACACACAACCAAGAGCAAGCCAAAAATACCTTTTTTTAATGCAACGAGAGCAAAAGAACCTCTTCCTACAGCTCAAACACCGAACCATTTTCACCACGTTCTTCTCCTTACAACTGTGGCAGATCCTCTTCCTTCCCATTCCCGGACCCCTTCCACAAGGTATATTCTGGAATCCAACATGCATCGGCGAAAGTTAAAATATAACAGAAAGAGCAGAATAATTTGAGAGCTAACCAGAGAGTAAAGAAACGTAGTACGTATAGTAGAGAAGGGGCAATGGTTTCAAGGACCAAGAAAAAGGACAAGAGAAGGGAGCTGAAACAGAAATGTAAAACCTTTATTGTCGCCACCGGAATCGGCTCAGCGTTCTTGGACCGAATGCACCTCCTTGTGAGCAAGCACCCATCCTCAAACCCTACCTTCCGATCCACAGAACCGCCCTCTTCCTGACGGCCACCAACGGAAGGCGTCGCGATGGTCATCAGCCCGTTGGGAAGAACCCTCGT from Zingiber officinale cultivar Zhangliang chromosome 4B, Zo_v1.1, whole genome shotgun sequence includes:
- the LOC121975542 gene encoding uncharacterized protein LOC121975542, with amino-acid sequence MASVKKVSVLVAASVGAVEALKDQAGLCRWNYGLRSLQQRAKRNMGSLSQAAAMSSSVSDRRSREQAERSEESLRKVMYISCWGPN
- the LOC121978390 gene encoding uncharacterized protein LOC121978390, which encodes MESCPVGFQEKNGSPPSFCSPAINCALAGSLPPLLSKGFPIPPQMPRPRRLYDDLDASPGDDSRCRRSDGRKWRCHKRAMDGLTFCEYHYIQTRSNMEKHKASAARKSNRAAGEPPSRKRRKKAELLAEHPIAPKRRMKREEESGEGEARTTRVLPNGLMTIATPSVGGRQEEGGSVDRKVGFEDGCLLTRRCIRSKNAEPIPVATIKNIPCGRGPGMGRKRICHSCKEKNVVKMVRCLSCRKRFFCSRCIKKRYSGMLEKEVKIACPVCRDCCDCQACSRSPAKDGYKDLEIVQEHRKTECANSDEISLVDVKTVYPVCHGQLDYPTCSPLGAKEDRHKELTNGQNKFNNKEHTYSLISELLPLLKHIYQNQLNELEVKQGDQEGGFSGVLLRVYEPHNELVNCNYCRTSLVDFHRSCSNCSYKLCLDCCGKILKGTASQTPAIDSSKAGRRQRAKKYVISEIVGKRRRRSTGERPDNSSLSTVESDSKVKNHGCSIPCPPKESGGCGNGILKLSCSIPFVWSNDLGHTAEEVAFSSDLPHSLHTRAHRSSLLEDKKVGHFSISLQEASNS